The genomic DNA AACCGCCTTGGAAATGGTATCGCCAATTCTTTTATTTTTATTTTTACAGGATTCTCCCAGTAATCGGTAAGTTGTTGGTAAATAAGTATAACGAATACAATTGGCTTCCTCAATCACTAACCAATTTTCCGGATAGTCAGGAATTAGCCAAGGTTTTTTCCGAGGTAGGCCTTACTGATATTCAAACCCACTTGTTTGCCGGTGGGGTCGCCGCATTACATATTGGTGTAAAGAAGGGGTAATGAGAAAATGCCTTACAATGATCTGCGTGAATTTATTCACGATTTAGAAAAAAGGGGCTGGCTTAAGCGAATTCATACTGAAGTCAGCCATCATTTGGAAATCAGTGAAATTACTGATAGAGTATCAAAGTCAAAAGAAAAGAATGTTGCTTTGCTTTTTGATAATGTAAAGGGCTTTGATATTCCCGTGGTAACCAACTTAATGGGAAGCTATGAACGGATGTGCTTGGCGTTAGGGGTTTCCTCACTTGATGATATTGCCAAAGAAATTGAGCAAATGATGGAATTGCCTAAACCAGGTGGCGGAATGTTGGATAAATTAAAAGCGCTCCCGAAATTAGCGGAGATTGCTTCTTTTATGCCTAAGATAGTAAAAAAGGCCCCTTGTCAAGAAGTGGTCATTACTGAAGAACCCGATCTCTTCAAATTTCCGGTATTAACTTGTTGGCCTGAAGATGGTGGTCCGTTCATCACACTTCCTCTTGTTTTCTCAAAGGATCCTGTAACCGGTAAACGGAATTGCGGAATGTATCGCATGCAGGTTTATGATAAACAAACGACAGGTATGCACTGGCATAAACATAAGGGTGGGGCTGAACATCACCGTAAGTCTGATAAGCTGAATCCTGACAGCCGAAAAATGGAGGTAGCTGTTGCCATAGGATGTGATCCTGCAGTCATCTACTCAGCCACCGCTCCGCTGCCGCCTGATATTGACGAAATGGTATTTGCAGGCTTTTTAAGAAAACAGGCGGTGGAGATGGTCCCATGTAAAACGGTGGATTTGGAAGTGCCCGCACGAGCGGAAATTGTTTTAGAAGGATACGTGGATTTAGATGAACTTCGGACGGAAGGACCCTTCGGAGATCATACCGGATATTACTCATTGGCAGATGAATATCCGGTATTCCATATTACGGCTATTACCCATCGGAAAGATCCGATTTACGCGGCTACATTAGTCGGTCAGCCTCCCCAGGAAGATGCTTATTTGGGAAAGGCGACAGAAAGAATTTTTCTCCCGTTAATGAAAATCATGCTTCCGGAGATCGTGGATATAGACATGCCCATTGAGGGAGGATTTCATAACTGTGTGATTGTATCCATAAGGAAAAGATATCCTTATCACGCCCGTAAGGTGATGTCAGGTTTATGGGGAATGGGACTTATGATGCTGGCTAAATTAATTATTGTGGTAGATGAAGATGTTGATGTCCATGACTATTCCCAAGTGGCTTGGAGGGTTTTCCATAACATTGATGCCAGAAGGGATATTATGTTTGTTGATGGACCGACAGATGATTTGGATCATGCCTCTCAATTGCCTTTTATTTCTTCCAAGATGGGGATTGACGCCACGAAAAAGTGGGCTTCAGAAGGATTTCAAAGGGAATGGCCCAATGATATTGTCATGAGTAAGGAAATCAAAGACTTGGTTGATCGGAAGTGGAAAAGTTATGGGATTGAATAAACTTAGAATCATCCTTGAGATGATTAAGTTTGAACATACGATATTCGCCCTCCCGTTTGCCTACATGGGAGCCGTTTTGGGAAGCATAGTGGTGAATGACATTTGGCCAACATGGGGGCAAATTGGTTGGATCACCCTTGCCATGGTTGGGGCAAGGAGTGCGGCGATGGCCCTCAATCGATTGATTGATCGAAGGATTGACGCCAAGAATCCTAGAACAAAAAACAGAGCCATCCCTGCTGGTCTAGTATCCCTTACGGAAGTGCTTCTTTTTATTGTTGTCTCATTTGTACTCTTGTTTTGGTCTGCCTATCAGTTAAATATGCTGGCGGTGAAACTGCTTCCCGTTGCCGTCTTTTTTCTCGTTTTTTATTCTTATACAAAACGGTTTACTTGGACTTGTCACTTAATATTGGGGATATCCATTGGACTTGCTCCATTAGGAGGCTGGGTTGCTACCACTGGTCAAATTGATATGGTTTCTCTCATTCTTTTTGTGACGGTAGCCCTATGGACAGCTGGATTTGATGTTATTTACGCTTGTCAGGATGTTGAGTTTGACAGGAGAGAAGGACTACATTCTATCCCCTCCAGGTTTGGGATCCCTTTAGGACTAAAGATAGCCAGATGGTTTCATGTTTTAACATTTATCGGCTTGTTCATCCTGTTTTATATGGCTGAGTTAAGCTGGTGGTATTTTGCTGGTATGATTATTGCCGGATTTATTTTGGTCTATGAACATCTTTTGGTTAAACCTACGGATTTGTCAAAATTAAATACGGCCTTTTTTACCATGAATGGTGTGTTAAGCGTCCTAGTATTTTTCTTTACTTTATTGGATTTGGTGATATGATATGACAACCCATTCGTTAATTTATACGGTTGGAATTACTGGAGCCAGCGGTGCGATATACGGCGTTTGCCTTACTCAAGAGCTGTTAAAACTTGGATGTACGGTCCATTTGATCATCACGGAAGCAGGCTGGCAGGTTTTTAAAGAGGAACTTAATTGGGATAACAGTGATCGGGAGATGATTTTGAAGGAAAACATCCAAAAAGATTTTCCAGGAATCCTGAAATATCATCATCTTCGTGATTTTACCGCACCTATTGCCAGCGGATCTTAT from Microaerobacter geothermalis includes the following:
- a CDS encoding menaquinone biosynthesis decarboxylase, with the protein product MPYNDLREFIHDLEKRGWLKRIHTEVSHHLEISEITDRVSKSKEKNVALLFDNVKGFDIPVVTNLMGSYERMCLALGVSSLDDIAKEIEQMMELPKPGGGMLDKLKALPKLAEIASFMPKIVKKAPCQEVVITEEPDLFKFPVLTCWPEDGGPFITLPLVFSKDPVTGKRNCGMYRMQVYDKQTTGMHWHKHKGGAEHHRKSDKLNPDSRKMEVAVAIGCDPAVIYSATAPLPPDIDEMVFAGFLRKQAVEMVPCKTVDLEVPARAEIVLEGYVDLDELRTEGPFGDHTGYYSLADEYPVFHITAITHRKDPIYAATLVGQPPQEDAYLGKATERIFLPLMKIMLPEIVDIDMPIEGGFHNCVIVSIRKRYPYHARKVMSGLWGMGLMMLAKLIIVVDEDVDVHDYSQVAWRVFHNIDARRDIMFVDGPTDDLDHASQLPFISSKMGIDATKKWASEGFQREWPNDIVMSKEIKDLVDRKWKSYGIE
- a CDS encoding UbiA-like polyprenyltransferase translates to MGLNKLRIILEMIKFEHTIFALPFAYMGAVLGSIVVNDIWPTWGQIGWITLAMVGARSAAMALNRLIDRRIDAKNPRTKNRAIPAGLVSLTEVLLFIVVSFVLLFWSAYQLNMLAVKLLPVAVFFLVFYSYTKRFTWTCHLILGISIGLAPLGGWVATTGQIDMVSLILFVTVALWTAGFDVIYACQDVEFDRREGLHSIPSRFGIPLGLKIARWFHVLTFIGLFILFYMAELSWWYFAGMIIAGFILVYEHLLVKPTDLSKLNTAFFTMNGVLSVLVFFFTLLDLVI